One stretch of Alcaligenes aquatilis DNA includes these proteins:
- a CDS encoding bifunctional riboflavin kinase/FAD synthetase produces the protein MKSDLKLYRSLPRRNSTARSAVTIGNFDGVHLGHQAILHRVNEVARQQDLSSCVMTFTPHPRAFFAQRGQRPELIPTQISGLRDKVEALHQCGIEQIYLARFNQAMADMSAATFIDEILVQGLNTGWLLVGEDFRYGHKRAGDIEMLRQAGKRHGFSVETLHDVADADGRRISSSEVRTALAVGQLDRARALLGKPFHISGHVIHGQKLGRDIGYPTLNVRVPEHCAARSGVYVVRVHGLTGQALPGIASLGVRPTVIDQGRLLLEVHLLDQRLDAYGKLARIEFLEFVRDEEKFPDLITMIAAIDNDAQRARDYFASNGL, from the coding sequence GTGAAATCTGATCTAAAACTCTATCGCTCTCTGCCACGGCGCAACAGCACGGCCCGCAGCGCTGTCACCATTGGCAATTTTGACGGGGTCCATCTGGGCCATCAGGCCATCTTGCACCGCGTCAATGAAGTGGCGCGCCAGCAGGACCTGAGCTCCTGTGTGATGACCTTTACGCCCCACCCGCGTGCCTTTTTTGCGCAGCGTGGCCAACGGCCCGAACTGATCCCCACGCAGATCAGCGGCCTGCGCGACAAGGTCGAAGCCCTGCACCAATGCGGCATTGAACAAATTTATCTGGCCCGCTTCAATCAGGCCATGGCCGATATGTCGGCCGCCACCTTTATTGACGAGATTCTGGTCCAGGGCCTGAACACCGGCTGGTTGCTGGTGGGCGAGGATTTCCGCTACGGCCACAAACGTGCCGGCGACATTGAAATGTTGCGCCAAGCGGGCAAACGCCATGGCTTTAGCGTCGAGACCTTGCACGATGTGGCCGATGCCGATGGCCGCCGCATCTCCAGCTCAGAAGTGCGCACCGCCCTGGCCGTGGGCCAACTGGACCGCGCCCGTGCTCTGCTGGGCAAACCCTTTCATATTAGTGGTCATGTCATTCATGGCCAGAAGCTGGGTCGGGACATTGGCTACCCGACCTTGAACGTGCGCGTTCCCGAACACTGTGCCGCCCGCTCCGGCGTGTACGTGGTCCGGGTTCACGGACTGACCGGACAGGCTCTGCCCGGCATTGCCTCCTTGGGGGTACGCCCAACCGTCATCGACCAGGGACGGCTGCTGTTAGAGGTGCATTTACTGGACCAACGCCTGGATGCTTACGGTAAACTTGCCCGTATAGAATTTCTGGAATTTGTCAGGGACGAAGAAAAATTCCCGGACCTCATCACAATGATCGCCGCCATCGACAACGATGCACAACGCGCTCGCGACTACTTTGCTTCAAATGGACTATAA
- the purN gene encoding phosphoribosylglycinamide formyltransferase translates to MTDSTLPCRLVVLISGRGSNLQAIGELIKTAGLNGRIEAVISNKGDAPGLEWAQRQGLPTETVSHREFATREAFDQALARVIDRYQPDYVLLAGFMRILSTDFVQHYAGKLINIHPSLLPSFPGLNTHQQALDAGVQFHGCSVHFVTPVLDDGPILAQSIVPVLHDDDAQTLAERVLATEHHVYTEAVRWLIEGRVRLQADGRVEVAGLAHRGFYFPA, encoded by the coding sequence TTGACCGATTCCACCCTACCTTGTCGCCTTGTTGTGCTTATTTCAGGCCGGGGCTCCAACTTGCAGGCCATTGGCGAACTGATCAAGACAGCGGGCTTAAATGGCCGTATTGAGGCGGTCATCTCTAACAAGGGCGATGCGCCCGGACTAGAATGGGCGCAGCGTCAAGGGCTGCCTACCGAGACGGTTTCGCATCGCGAATTTGCAACACGTGAAGCCTTTGATCAGGCTTTGGCACGCGTGATTGACCGCTACCAGCCAGATTATGTTCTACTTGCGGGATTCATGCGCATCCTGAGCACCGATTTTGTTCAGCACTATGCAGGCAAGCTCATCAATATACACCCATCCTTGCTTCCTAGCTTTCCCGGTTTGAATACCCATCAACAGGCACTTGACGCGGGCGTGCAGTTTCATGGCTGCTCGGTGCACTTTGTGACCCCTGTGCTCGATGATGGTCCCATCCTTGCCCAAAGTATCGTGCCCGTCCTGCACGACGATGATGCACAAACCCTGGCAGAGCGCGTATTGGCAACCGAACACCACGTCTATACCGAGGCCGTCCGCTGGCTGATCGAGGGGCGAGTGCGTTTACAGGCTGATGGCCGTGTCGAGGTTGCCGGACTTGCGCATCGCGGCTTTTATTTTCCCGCCTGA
- a CDS encoding RsmB/NOP family class I SAM-dependent RNA methyltransferase has protein sequence MAQRRLEQVSSALGEVLQWKHPADLALTRWARTRPKMGSRDRAEIREAVFDVLRHLRQYRNWAESGVGPSTRRLAILGLSTAIGQESLSLGLTEEERQWLGHIRALNVDGLPVGVRLSLPEWLEERLKEIPDSYKLMAAMNEQALLDLRVNPMKAERDTVLRQLQNGPMARFKPVAMPFSPWGIRIEGRPSVAVWPQYEKGELEIQEEGSQLLTALLEPRRGEMVIDYCAGAGGKSLLLGALMRSTGRLYAFDVSASRLNKAKPRFARAGLSNVVPVVIQESGDQRVRRLHGKAQRVLVDAPCSGLGTLRRNPDLKWRQHPQALEQYTQMQADILEQAAACVAPGGRLVYATCSFLPEENEQQVQAFLDKHPEFRLLDAREILKDKCPALALEGPYLNLRTDRHQTDCFFGAALERITESA, from the coding sequence ATGGCACAGCGCCGTCTGGAGCAGGTCTCCAGCGCCCTGGGTGAAGTTTTGCAGTGGAAGCACCCCGCCGACCTGGCCTTGACACGCTGGGCGCGTACCCGCCCCAAAATGGGCTCGCGTGACCGTGCCGAGATTCGCGAAGCTGTGTTCGATGTGCTGCGCCACTTGCGCCAGTACCGTAACTGGGCGGAAAGCGGCGTAGGCCCATCCACCCGTCGTCTGGCCATTCTGGGCCTGTCTACCGCAATCGGTCAGGAATCCCTGTCTTTGGGGTTGACGGAAGAAGAGCGCCAGTGGCTGGGCCATATCCGTGCCCTGAACGTGGACGGTCTGCCGGTTGGCGTACGCCTGAGTCTGCCCGAGTGGCTGGAAGAGCGTCTGAAAGAGATCCCGGATTCCTACAAGCTGATGGCCGCCATGAACGAGCAGGCCTTGCTGGATCTGCGCGTCAACCCCATGAAAGCCGAGCGCGATACGGTATTGCGCCAGTTGCAAAATGGCCCCATGGCCCGCTTCAAACCGGTTGCCATGCCGTTTTCACCCTGGGGTATCCGTATTGAAGGCCGCCCATCTGTCGCAGTATGGCCACAGTATGAGAAAGGCGAGCTGGAAATTCAGGAAGAGGGCAGCCAATTGTTGACCGCCTTGCTGGAGCCTCGTCGTGGCGAGATGGTGATTGACTACTGCGCTGGTGCCGGTGGCAAGTCCTTGCTGCTGGGCGCCTTGATGCGCTCTACAGGCCGTTTGTACGCCTTTGACGTATCGGCAAGCCGTTTGAACAAGGCCAAGCCGCGCTTTGCACGTGCCGGCCTGTCCAATGTGGTGCCTGTTGTCATACAGGAATCGGGCGACCAGCGTGTTCGCCGCCTGCATGGCAAGGCACAGCGTGTATTGGTGGACGCGCCTTGCAGCGGATTGGGAACTTTACGTCGAAATCCTGATCTTAAGTGGCGTCAACACCCACAAGCTCTGGAGCAGTACACTCAGATGCAGGCCGACATTCTGGAGCAGGCTGCGGCGTGTGTCGCACCAGGAGGCCGTTTGGTTTATGCAACATGTAGTTTTTTACCCGAAGAAAACGAGCAACAAGTGCAGGCATTCTTGGACAAACACCCCGAGTTCCGACTGCTGGATGCCCGGGAAATCTTGAAGGACAAATGTCCCGCCCTTGCGCTAGAGGGGCCTTATTTGAATCTGCGCACGGACCGTCACCAGACAGACTGTTTCTTTGGTGCGGCACTTGAACGAATCACGGAAAGTGCTTGA
- a CDS encoding fatty acid desaturase: protein MQSFLSFLADGWLQLSWWQLTLVILAVTHVTIVSVTVFLHRSQAHRGLDLHPALMHFFRFWLWMTTGMVTKEWVAIHRKHHAKCEREGDPHSPVVFGLGQVFFRGAELYRQEATNPETLKRFGHGTPDDWLERNLYTKYSMLGITIMLGIDLFLFGLLGLTVWAIQMAWIPFWAAGVVNGLGHAIGYRNFASPDTSTNVFPWGIIIGGEELHNNHHAYGTSAKFSSKWYEFDLGWCYISVFKALGLAKVKKVAPKLRLEPSVPSNAPIDGISLATLQGVITHRYEILARYADIIKTTASEEIARLKPQVNKDNPNCSWSLLESCNDWIGRGDDVLAPEQRAELETVAAGDSRLSILVRMQRELAGIWESSSASSEQLLSDLRTWCQRAQQSGIESLEQFALRLRRYAA from the coding sequence ATGCAATCGTTTCTTTCTTTTCTTGCTGACGGATGGCTGCAACTGTCTTGGTGGCAGCTTACTCTTGTCATTCTGGCGGTGACTCATGTCACTATTGTGTCAGTTACTGTATTTCTTCACCGTAGTCAGGCGCACCGCGGGCTAGACCTGCACCCGGCGCTGATGCATTTCTTCCGTTTCTGGCTCTGGATGACCACCGGTATGGTCACCAAAGAATGGGTTGCGATTCACCGCAAGCACCACGCCAAATGTGAACGCGAAGGCGATCCCCATTCCCCCGTGGTCTTTGGTCTGGGCCAGGTGTTCTTCCGTGGTGCAGAACTGTACCGCCAGGAAGCCACCAACCCCGAAACCTTGAAGCGTTTCGGTCACGGCACGCCCGATGACTGGCTCGAGCGCAACCTGTACACCAAATACAGCATGTTGGGTATTACCATCATGCTGGGTATTGATCTGTTCCTGTTCGGTCTGCTGGGCCTGACGGTCTGGGCTATCCAGATGGCCTGGATTCCTTTCTGGGCCGCCGGTGTGGTCAACGGTCTGGGTCATGCGATCGGTTACCGCAACTTTGCCAGCCCTGATACCAGCACCAACGTATTCCCTTGGGGCATCATCATTGGTGGTGAGGAGCTGCACAACAACCACCACGCTTACGGTACGTCCGCCAAATTCTCCAGCAAATGGTACGAATTTGACTTGGGCTGGTGCTATATCTCGGTGTTCAAGGCACTGGGTCTGGCCAAGGTCAAGAAGGTTGCTCCCAAGCTGCGTCTGGAACCTAGTGTGCCTTCTAATGCCCCAATCGACGGCATCAGCTTGGCAACCTTGCAAGGCGTCATTACGCACCGCTACGAAATTCTGGCCCGCTATGCGGACATCATCAAAACCACGGCCTCGGAAGAAATTGCTCGTTTGAAGCCACAAGTGAACAAAGACAACCCAAATTGCTCCTGGTCCCTGTTGGAGAGCTGCAACGACTGGATTGGCCGTGGCGACGACGTTCTGGCTCCCGAGCAGCGTGCTGAACTGGAAACCGTGGCGGCTGGCGATTCTCGCCTGTCCATCCTGGTTCGCATGCAGCGTGAACTGGCCGGTATCTGGGAAAGCTCCAGCGCCTCCAGCGAGCAGTTGCTGTCTGACCTGCGCACCTGGTGCCAGCGCGCTCAGCAAAGTGGTATTGAAAGTCTTGAGCAGTTCGCCTTGCGTCTGCGCCGCTACGCGGCATGA